The Candidatus Angelobacter sp. genome includes a region encoding these proteins:
- a CDS encoding RraA family protein, with protein sequence MNAPLTLDQLEAIRRLDACTLANAIETFHERLRNEGFVDHNIRCLFPRLQPMVGYAATVKIRGSAPPTAGGAYPDRTDWWDYIASLPTPRVVVVQDVATRPGLGSLVGAVHMNILRALRCVGVVTNGSVRDIPAAENAGFHFFAGSVSVSHAYVHIVAMGEPVKIGGLKIQSGDLLHGDLHGVQSIPLDIAGRVPAVAARIAAKEQSLIALCRSPGFSLEKLRAAVSNGRS encoded by the coding sequence ATGAACGCCCCCCTCACTCTCGATCAATTGGAAGCGATCCGCCGGCTGGATGCCTGCACACTGGCCAACGCCATTGAAACCTTCCACGAGCGGCTGCGGAACGAAGGATTTGTGGATCACAACATCCGCTGCTTGTTCCCGCGTCTGCAGCCGATGGTCGGTTATGCCGCGACCGTCAAAATCCGCGGCTCCGCGCCCCCGACAGCGGGTGGCGCGTATCCAGATCGAACCGACTGGTGGGATTACATCGCTTCACTGCCGACGCCACGCGTGGTCGTGGTGCAGGACGTGGCGACGCGGCCCGGTCTCGGTTCGCTGGTGGGCGCGGTTCACATGAATATCCTTCGCGCGCTGCGATGCGTCGGCGTCGTCACGAATGGTTCCGTGCGTGACATTCCGGCGGCGGAGAACGCCGGGTTCCATTTCTTCGCCGGCAGCGTTTCGGTTTCGCACGCCTACGTCCACATCGTTGCGATGGGCGAACCCGTGAAAATCGGCGGGCTGAAGATTCAATCCGGCGACTTGTTGCACGGCGACTTGCACGGCGTTCAATCCATTCCATTGGACATTGCGGGCCGCGTTCCAGCAGTGGCGGCGAGAATCGCCGCAAAGGAGCAGTCGCTGATCGCGTTGTGCCGCTCGCCCGGATTCTCGCTGGAAAAATTGCGCGCCGCTGTCTCCAACGGGCGGTCTTGA
- a CDS encoding DUF1259 domain-containing protein has translation MKTKSVLFVPLPFLLLRLAFALAAGGGTAAGAGLDTASIERWTGLKGTFNKAEGVFKVSAPRTDVKVAVDGWPAPPFMGLTSWAAFAPGKGAEAMVMGDLVLFQDEVNPVMSTALDNGLSVTALHNHFFFDEPKVYFMHIGGEGSAEKLAVGVARAMQKVREIRAQNPRPATTFGGPAPTENAINGPALEGVLGVK, from the coding sequence ATGAAAACAAAATCCGTCCTTTTCGTCCCTCTGCCGTTCCTGCTTCTCAGACTGGCGTTCGCGTTGGCGGCCGGCGGAGGCACGGCCGCCGGCGCCGGGCTGGACACCGCGAGCATCGAACGGTGGACCGGACTGAAGGGCACCTTCAACAAGGCCGAGGGTGTCTTCAAAGTGAGCGCCCCGCGCACCGACGTGAAGGTAGCCGTCGATGGGTGGCCCGCGCCGCCCTTCATGGGATTGACCTCTTGGGCCGCGTTCGCCCCAGGCAAGGGCGCCGAAGCGATGGTCATGGGTGACCTGGTGCTCTTTCAAGACGAGGTGAACCCGGTGATGAGCACCGCGCTGGACAACGGATTGAGCGTCACCGCGCTGCACAATCATTTCTTCTTCGATGAACCGAAGGTTTATTTCATGCATATCGGCGGCGAGGGAAGCGCGGAGAAACTGGCCGTCGGAGTCGCCAGGGCCATGCAAAAGGTCCGGGAAATTCGTGCGCAAAATCCGCGCCCGGCGACGACGTTCGGGGGGCCGGCCCCGACGGAAAACGCCATCAACGGCCCGGCACTGGAAGGGGTTCTCGGCGTCAAAG
- a CDS encoding efflux RND transporter periplasmic adaptor subunit has product MKNKFLELIRRISAGWNPPPSGGKFYWRLSVPAAAIVAVVTALALRPSQTTATVGNEALQVLPVPVAKVDREELYKELTVQAEFRPFQEIDLHAKVAGFLQQINVDIGDRVKEGDLLATLEIPELEDDLTHARAVEKRSEDEVTRAEAAHEETHLAYTRLAAVQKARPNLVAQQDLDAAQARDRASESALDAAREQVQIAKSDVEKLQTMLKYSRITAPFSGVITRRYADRGALIQAGTAGGQTLPLVRLSENDRLRLVFPISVPFVKNINVGDPVEIRDDSLGRTLQGIISRFTRKVDTDTRSMETEVDLPNPDLKLVPGMYVSVKLKVDRRPNALAVPVEAISGGKTPTVYLINRKDEIEERPVTLGIETPTKVEVMDGLHENDLVMIGSHTQVKPGQKVEPKFIEPLTAQ; this is encoded by the coding sequence ATGAAAAATAAATTCCTCGAACTCATTCGAAGAATTTCGGCGGGATGGAATCCCCCTCCGTCCGGCGGCAAATTCTACTGGCGCCTGTCGGTCCCCGCCGCTGCGATCGTGGCGGTCGTCACGGCGCTCGCGTTGCGGCCCTCGCAAACGACCGCCACGGTGGGCAATGAAGCGCTTCAGGTCCTCCCGGTTCCGGTCGCGAAAGTGGACCGCGAAGAGCTTTACAAGGAACTGACCGTTCAAGCGGAATTCCGACCGTTTCAGGAAATTGACCTGCACGCGAAAGTCGCCGGCTTCCTGCAACAGATCAACGTGGACATCGGGGACCGTGTTAAAGAGGGCGATCTGCTGGCGACGCTTGAGATTCCGGAACTCGAAGATGACCTGACCCACGCTCGCGCCGTCGAAAAGCGGAGCGAGGATGAAGTCACGCGGGCCGAGGCCGCGCATGAGGAAACGCACCTTGCCTACACGCGGCTGGCTGCCGTGCAAAAGGCCCGACCCAATCTCGTGGCACAGCAGGATCTCGACGCGGCGCAGGCCAGAGATCGTGCGTCAGAGTCGGCGTTGGACGCCGCACGGGAGCAGGTGCAGATCGCGAAGTCGGATGTCGAGAAGCTGCAAACGATGCTCAAGTATTCCCGCATCACGGCACCGTTTTCAGGCGTGATCACGCGTCGGTACGCCGACCGCGGGGCGCTGATCCAGGCGGGTACGGCCGGAGGACAGACATTGCCGCTGGTGCGACTGTCGGAAAACGACCGCCTGCGGCTCGTGTTCCCGATCTCCGTCCCGTTTGTGAAGAACATCAATGTGGGCGACCCCGTTGAAATCAGGGATGATTCTCTCGGCCGTACGCTCCAGGGCATCATTTCGCGGTTCACACGCAAAGTGGATACGGATACGCGCTCGATGGAGACGGAAGTGGACCTTCCGAATCCCGATCTCAAGCTCGTTCCCGGCATGTACGTCTCCGTGAAACTCAAGGTGGACCGGCGGCCGAACGCGCTGGCTGTTCCGGTCGAAGCGATTTCGGGCGGCAAAACTCCGACCGTGTACCTGATCAACCGGAAGGATGAAATCGAGGAGCGCCCGGTGACGCTCGGCATTGAAACACCGACGAAAGTCGAAGTGATGGACGGTTTGCACGAGAATGATCTGGTGATGATTGGCAGCCACACGCAGGTCAAGCCGGGCCAGAAGGTAGAACCGAAGTTTATCGAGCCATTGACCGCGCAATGA
- a CDS encoding response regulator transcription factor — MRILVVEDEKKVADMVARGLKAERFAVDVADDGLNGWDMAGAYDYDLVILDLMLPGLNGTELLRRIRRNNQQVPILVLTARDATAEKVQNFEAGADDYLTKPFAFAELLVRIKSLLRRGPVNRSSVLRVADLEVDRLSQQVKRAGKRIELTAKEYALLEYLATNPGRVFSRTMIIEHVWDQSFEGFTNIVDVYVRHLRSKVDDPFPEKLLRTVRGVGYCIADRAEA, encoded by the coding sequence ATGCGAATACTCGTGGTTGAAGACGAAAAGAAAGTGGCGGACATGGTTGCGCGTGGCCTGAAGGCCGAGCGCTTTGCCGTGGACGTTGCGGACGACGGGCTGAACGGCTGGGACATGGCCGGGGCGTATGACTACGACCTCGTCATTCTTGATCTCATGCTGCCCGGGCTGAACGGCACTGAACTCCTCCGCCGCATCCGGCGCAACAACCAGCAGGTGCCCATTCTCGTGCTGACCGCGCGCGATGCCACGGCGGAGAAGGTCCAGAACTTCGAGGCCGGCGCGGACGACTACCTCACCAAGCCGTTTGCGTTTGCCGAATTGCTTGTCCGCATCAAGTCCTTGTTGCGCCGCGGCCCGGTCAACCGTTCGAGTGTGCTGCGCGTGGCAGACCTGGAAGTGGATCGCCTGTCACAGCAGGTCAAACGCGCTGGCAAACGGATCGAATTGACGGCCAAAGAATACGCGTTGCTCGAGTACCTTGCCACGAATCCCGGCCGCGTGTTCTCGCGCACGATGATCATCGAACACGTCTGGGACCAGAGCTTCGAGGGGTTCACGAACATTGTGGATGTTTACGTCCGTCATCTGCGAAGCAAGGTGGACGACCCCTTTCCTGAGAAGCTGCTTCGCACGGTGCGGGGTGTTGGTTATTGCATCGCGGACCGTGCGGAGGCGTGA
- a CDS encoding efflux RND transporter permease subunit, whose product MSRFAIRYPYLIIVICLITCVVGVTSLVRMPVDLFPPIKIPVVVVATFFSGMPPEQIENDITGRFERFFTLGAGIDHIESRSLPGVSLIKVYFQPGVNPDSAVTTIANLAMANLRRLPPGTLPPVVLKFDASSLPVCLITLKGEGLKEAQLRDLGQYNVRNQVANVPGASVPQPFGGRYRQIMVYVDPLKLEAHQLSVMDVVRSVNEANLILPAGDVRTGPFDYNLYANSQLNDINDIKRLPLKTVGDTSVLVADVGDARDASQIQYNVVRVDGQPSVYLPVLKQGGDANTISVVSGIRSAVSHLLDVPGRLITKVVFDQSVFVKNAIENLVHEGAIGLILTGAMILIFLGSMRATVAVFLSIPLSALAAFIALSAGNNTVNAMVLGGLALAFSRLIDNSVVVLENIFRHLELGETPAVAAERGGREVALPVLAATLTTVVVFFPVTFLYGVSRFLFTALALSVVFSLFASYFVAMTVVPLFCANFIKGHHPHEKDETTRAKSWGQRFNGWFNRKFTRMLNGYDRAVNVALLRPAATVIGISGIFVLSLGLYPLTGVAYFPRTDPGQFVINLKAPTGTRLEITQQLVEKVENIVHEIVPAEDLKILVANVGVTPGFSSIYTPNSGQHTAFVQIGLQDVRHASSFAYMDRVRQQLQKQLPEVNSYFQTGGLVDAILNLGMPAPMDIQVSGTDIEQAHQTAVEIARKVHALPGVSDVLVPQDIDFPALKVNIDRNRASELGLKEREVVGNVITALTSDMMIAPSYWVDPKSGNDYMLTVQYAENYVKDLSDLGAIPLRASGAAHGTRLDAVSTIRHFHAPTEVDHYQLRRVIDVYVAPTGEDLGKVLAGVNRIIGGTQLPKNVRVTVRGSVQGMNASFKSFGLGLILSVVLVYLILVAQFQSFVDPLLILLAVPTGLAGVLEMLYFTGTTLNVMSLMGVVMMVGIVVSNSILIVEFTHRLREEGRPLREAVALACRVRLRPVLMTSLATLIGLIPMAMKLGTGSEAYAPLARAIIGGLAVSVVLTVFIVPAAYLLAYRKTERTPLAAA is encoded by the coding sequence ATGTCTCGTTTTGCCATCCGCTATCCGTATCTGATCATCGTCATCTGCCTGATCACCTGTGTGGTGGGCGTCACCAGCCTGGTACGCATGCCGGTGGACCTTTTTCCTCCGATCAAGATTCCGGTGGTCGTGGTCGCCACTTTTTTTTCGGGCATGCCACCCGAACAAATCGAGAACGACATCACCGGGCGATTCGAACGGTTTTTCACGCTGGGAGCGGGCATTGACCACATCGAATCCCGTTCCCTGCCGGGCGTCAGTCTCATCAAGGTTTATTTTCAACCTGGCGTGAATCCCGATTCAGCGGTGACCACCATCGCCAACCTGGCCATGGCGAACCTGCGCCGTTTGCCGCCGGGCACGCTGCCGCCGGTGGTGTTGAAGTTCGATGCGTCGAGTTTACCGGTTTGCCTAATCACGTTGAAAGGAGAGGGGCTCAAAGAAGCGCAGCTTCGCGATCTCGGCCAGTACAACGTGCGCAATCAGGTCGCCAATGTGCCGGGCGCTTCGGTGCCGCAACCGTTCGGCGGTCGCTATCGGCAGATCATGGTCTATGTGGACCCGCTCAAGCTCGAAGCGCATCAACTGAGTGTCATGGACGTGGTGCGTTCCGTGAACGAGGCAAACCTCATCCTGCCCGCGGGCGACGTGAGAACCGGGCCGTTCGATTACAACCTCTACGCCAACAGCCAGCTCAATGACATCAACGACATCAAACGCCTGCCCTTGAAAACCGTCGGCGACACGTCCGTGCTCGTGGCGGATGTGGGTGACGCCCGGGACGCTTCGCAAATCCAGTACAACGTCGTGCGTGTGGACGGTCAACCGTCGGTGTACCTGCCGGTGCTGAAACAGGGCGGGGACGCGAACACGATTTCCGTCGTGAGCGGAATCAGAAGTGCCGTCTCCCACCTGCTCGATGTGCCGGGGCGGCTGATCACCAAGGTTGTGTTCGATCAATCGGTCTTCGTCAAGAATGCCATCGAGAATCTTGTCCACGAGGGCGCCATCGGACTGATTCTGACGGGCGCGATGATCCTGATCTTTCTCGGCAGCATGCGGGCGACGGTGGCGGTGTTTCTTTCCATTCCGCTCTCGGCTCTGGCGGCGTTCATCGCGCTTTCCGCGGGCAACAACACGGTGAACGCGATGGTGCTGGGCGGCTTGGCGCTGGCTTTTTCCCGTTTGATTGACAACTCGGTCGTCGTGCTGGAAAACATTTTCCGCCATCTGGAGCTGGGCGAAACGCCCGCTGTTGCAGCGGAACGCGGTGGCCGGGAGGTCGCGCTGCCGGTGCTGGCGGCGACGCTGACGACGGTGGTCGTTTTTTTTCCGGTGACATTTCTGTACGGCGTGAGCCGGTTTCTTTTCACGGCGCTGGCGCTGTCGGTGGTTTTCTCCCTGTTCGCTTCTTACTTCGTGGCCATGACGGTGGTGCCGCTGTTCTGCGCGAATTTCATCAAGGGCCATCATCCGCATGAAAAGGACGAAACCACGCGCGCGAAATCATGGGGCCAGCGATTCAACGGCTGGTTCAATCGCAAGTTCACCCGCATGTTGAACGGCTACGATCGCGCGGTGAATGTTGCGCTGCTTCGTCCCGCGGCCACAGTGATCGGCATCAGCGGGATTTTCGTTCTCAGTCTCGGACTTTATCCGCTGACGGGCGTGGCCTATTTTCCGCGCACAGACCCGGGACAGTTTGTCATCAATCTCAAAGCTCCAACCGGCACGCGCCTGGAGATCACCCAGCAGCTCGTGGAAAAAGTGGAAAACATCGTCCATGAAATTGTGCCGGCGGAGGATCTGAAAATCCTCGTCGCCAACGTCGGAGTGACACCCGGCTTCTCATCCATCTACACGCCGAACTCCGGCCAGCACACGGCGTTCGTGCAGATCGGGCTGCAGGATGTACGCCATGCCAGCAGCTTCGCGTACATGGATCGCGTCCGGCAACAGCTGCAAAAGCAGTTGCCGGAGGTCAATTCATATTTCCAGACCGGCGGATTGGTGGACGCGATTTTGAATCTCGGCATGCCCGCACCCATGGACATTCAGGTCAGCGGCACGGACATCGAGCAGGCGCATCAGACGGCCGTGGAAATTGCGCGCAAAGTTCACGCGCTCCCGGGTGTGAGCGATGTGCTCGTGCCGCAGGACATAGATTTCCCGGCATTGAAAGTGAACATTGACCGCAACCGCGCCAGCGAACTGGGTCTGAAGGAACGCGAAGTGGTCGGCAACGTCATCACCGCTTTGACTTCCGACATGATGATCGCTCCCAGTTATTGGGTGGATCCGAAAAGCGGAAACGACTACATGCTGACGGTCCAGTATGCGGAAAACTACGTGAAGGATTTGTCCGACCTCGGAGCGATCCCGTTGCGCGCGTCCGGTGCCGCGCATGGCACCCGGCTCGATGCGGTCAGCACCATCCGCCATTTTCACGCGCCGACTGAAGTGGACCATTACCAGCTCCGCCGGGTGATCGACGTTTACGTCGCGCCGACAGGCGAAGACCTTGGCAAGGTGCTGGCGGGCGTGAACCGGATCATCGGCGGGACGCAATTGCCGAAAAACGTCCGCGTCACCGTGCGCGGCTCGGTGCAAGGCATGAACGCCTCGTTCAAGAGTTTCGGCCTGGGTCTGATCCTGTCGGTGGTGCTGGTGTATTTGATCCTCGTTGCGCAATTCCAATCTTTCGTTGATCCACTTCTGATTTTGCTGGCGGTGCCGACAGGTTTGGCCGGCGTGCTGGAGATGCTTTATTTCACCGGGACAACGCTCAACGTGATGTCGCTGATGGGCGTGGTGATGATGGTCGGCATCGTCGTGTCGAACAGCATTCTGATCGTCGAATTCACCCACCGCCTGCGGGAGGAAGGCAGGCCGTTGCGCGAAGCGGTCGCGCTGGCGTGCCGCGTACGGCTGCGGCCGGTATTGATGACGTCGCTCGCGACGTTGATCGGTTTGATTCCCATGGCGATGAAGCTCGGCACCGGCAGCGAGGCTTACGCGCCGCTGGCGCGCGCCATCATCGGCGGTTTGGCGGTATCCGTGGTGCTCACGGTCTTTATCGTGCCCGCAGCGTACCTGCTGGCTTACCGCAAAACTGAAAGGACACCTCTCGCTGCGGCATGA
- a CDS encoding chromate resistance protein ChrB domain-containing protein, translating into MANRSWLLLLYGLPTRHSAERVSLWRRLKKFGALQLKTSAYVLPDEPVHFERFQWLAKQVRDGGGEATLIRVSEIEGLACEDVQRMFNDARAEDYRNLMKSLTRFVEKNRKRREDSFRGELDRFTSRFNEIRGIDYFDSPAAHDAEMLLQRAEGLGRPRAATAAPLDRKRFVGRAWLTRPRPEIDRVGSAWLIRKFIDPEARFLFSARPPGRSDPIPYDVSDVEFSHQGEDCTYETMLKRFDIRDRAARQIGEMIHDADLEDGRFRRYECIGLDRVFKGWARLGLSDEQILAKGFECFDALYASLQSR; encoded by the coding sequence ATGGCAAACCGTTCCTGGCTGCTCCTGCTCTACGGCCTGCCTACCCGGCATTCCGCCGAGCGGGTGAGCCTGTGGCGACGGCTGAAGAAATTTGGCGCCTTGCAGCTCAAGACCTCCGCCTACGTCCTCCCCGACGAACCGGTCCATTTCGAACGCTTTCAGTGGCTGGCCAAACAAGTCCGGGACGGCGGCGGCGAAGCCACCCTGATCCGAGTCTCGGAGATCGAGGGCCTGGCCTGCGAGGACGTTCAACGGATGTTCAACGACGCCCGCGCGGAGGACTACCGCAACCTGATGAAGTCGCTGACGCGGTTTGTCGAGAAAAACCGGAAACGCCGGGAGGACTCCTTTCGGGGTGAGTTGGACCGGTTCACGAGTCGCTTCAATGAAATTCGGGGGATCGACTATTTCGACAGTCCGGCGGCTCACGACGCGGAGATGCTGCTGCAGCGCGCCGAGGGATTGGGCCGGCCGCGGGCGGCGACGGCAGCGCCGCTGGACCGAAAACGATTTGTGGGTCGCGCCTGGCTCACGCGGCCGCGGCCGGAAATCGACCGGGTGGGATCGGCCTGGTTGATTCGCAAGTTCATCGATCCCGAGGCGCGTTTCCTGTTCTCTGCGAGACCGCCCGGCCGGTCGGACCCGATTCCCTACGACGTATCCGACGTCGAGTTCAGCCACCAGGGGGAGGATTGCACCTACGAAACCATGCTCAAGCGATTCGACATTCGCGACCGTGCGGCGCGGCAGATCGGCGAGATGATCCACGACGCGGACCTCGAGGACGGCCGGTTCCGGCGTTACGAATGCATCGGCCTGGACCGCGTGTTCAAGGGTTGGGCAAGGTTGGGGTTGAGCGACGAGCAAATCCTGGCAAAAGGGTTCGAGTGTTTCGACGCCCTTTACGCATCCCTGCAATCGCGCTGA
- a CDS encoding ATP-binding protein, which yields MNTRSIRFRLIAWYAGLLTGVFVVLGGLMFFGLKHFLEASLRETQMRRARQIGESLLSNIKRTGEPYVVNEVKDRYEPEINDRFIRISRGDGSVLYVSGPPRDQSFDPAGLPTLAAFPKNESARKQKLPDDKMLLIVAANVQAAAGQRYLVEVGAPMTAIQSMLDHLVLLLAFGLPIVVGVTVGGGYLLVGRALAPVDQIARKAEQITQHNLSERLPVTRTGDELERLSISLNHMITRLEDAFQNSKRFVADASHELRTPLTVLRGELEGVVHQDARLTPELRETLGSLLEEVERLSKIVERLFALSRLDAGEAQSEWVQFDLAKLAATTTDQMGLLAEDKHLSISCVAGQRVTVEGDRSRLKQVVVNLLDNAIKYTPAGGAVNLRVAAVNGHAVLEVTDNGMGIPADALAHVFDRFFRVDKARSRDLGGAGLGLSIVKSICTAHGAEVEVESAPGSGSRFRVIMPLADGKVSKQNNGYEK from the coding sequence ATGAACACCCGCTCGATCCGATTCCGTCTGATCGCCTGGTATGCCGGACTGCTCACGGGGGTTTTCGTTGTGCTGGGTGGGTTGATGTTTTTCGGGCTGAAGCATTTTCTTGAAGCCAGTTTGCGCGAGACTCAGATGCGCCGCGCCCGTCAGATCGGCGAGTCCCTCCTTTCGAATATCAAAAGGACCGGCGAACCGTACGTGGTGAACGAAGTCAAGGACCGCTATGAGCCTGAAATCAATGACCGCTTCATCCGCATCAGCCGCGGTGACGGCAGCGTGCTTTATGTCTCCGGGCCGCCCCGGGACCAGAGTTTTGATCCCGCCGGCCTGCCGACACTCGCGGCGTTCCCGAAAAACGAGTCGGCGCGCAAACAGAAACTGCCCGACGATAAAATGCTCTTGATCGTGGCGGCGAATGTCCAGGCCGCGGCTGGACAGCGTTATTTGGTGGAGGTCGGCGCGCCAATGACGGCCATCCAATCGATGCTGGATCATCTGGTGTTGCTGCTGGCGTTCGGGTTGCCCATCGTCGTCGGTGTCACCGTTGGCGGCGGCTACCTGCTCGTCGGTCGCGCGCTTGCGCCGGTCGATCAAATCGCGCGCAAGGCGGAGCAGATCACCCAGCACAACCTGAGCGAGCGGCTGCCGGTCACGCGCACGGGAGATGAATTGGAGCGGCTTTCAATTTCGTTGAATCACATGATCACCCGGCTCGAAGACGCTTTTCAAAATTCAAAGCGATTTGTCGCCGACGCTTCGCACGAGCTGCGCACACCGCTCACGGTCTTGCGCGGGGAGCTGGAGGGAGTTGTTCATCAGGACGCGCGGTTGACGCCGGAGTTGCGCGAGACCCTCGGCAGCCTGCTCGAAGAGGTCGAGCGCCTCTCGAAAATCGTCGAACGGCTGTTCGCACTGTCACGCCTCGACGCCGGGGAGGCCCAGTCCGAGTGGGTGCAGTTTGACCTCGCGAAGCTCGCCGCCACTACAACCGATCAAATGGGACTGCTGGCAGAGGACAAACACCTTTCCATTTCCTGCGTCGCCGGCCAGCGGGTGACGGTGGAGGGTGATCGTTCGCGGCTCAAGCAGGTTGTCGTCAACCTCCTCGACAACGCGATCAAATACACGCCGGCGGGCGGCGCGGTCAACCTCCGGGTCGCCGCGGTCAATGGACACGCGGTGCTCGAGGTGACCGACAACGGGATGGGCATTCCCGCGGACGCGCTGGCGCACGTGTTCGACCGGTTCTTCCGCGTGGACAAGGCGCGATCGCGCGATCTGGGCGGCGCCGGGCTCGGTCTTTCCATCGTGAAGTCGATTTGCACCGCGCATGGCGCGGAGGTGGAAGTGGAAAGTGCTCCCGGCAGTGGCAGCCGGTTTCGTGTCATCATGCCACTGGCGGACGGCAAGGTCTCAAAACAGAACAACGGCTATGAAAAATAA